The Anaerobranca californiensis DSM 14826 genome segment CCGTGGGCTACTATACAAATAGTTTTCTGTAAGGGGTAGTTTAAATATTTATCTTTAAATTCATGCCAAAACTTTTCTATTCTCAATCGGAAGTCTATTACAGATTCTCCCCCAGGTAACGGATGGTAGATTTTCTTCCATTGTCCCGTTAAGGGAAACTTTTCTTCTGCCTCTTCAAAGGTTAAGCCTGCTAACAGTCCATTATCCATTTCCATTAAAGCTGCCACTTCCTCTGGTTCAATCATAAGTTTCTTTCCTATAATCATAGCTGTCTGTTTCGCCCTCATTAATGGACTACAAAATAGCTGGTCTATTCCATAATACACTGACAGATAATTAGCTAATTTTTCAGCTTGTTTTATACCTAATTCTGTTAGTGAAAAATCAGCCCTTCCCTCATGTTTACCTTCAATGTCTGCCACTGATTGGCCATGTCTCACTAAAATTAACCTTAACATAATATCACTCCTCTAAACTAAGTTTCTAAAATATATTCCACAGTTCTAAATATTCTCCTAGTTCGATATAGGATTAAAATACTATTGTCAACTCCTGTCGAATAATGTAATATTTTTATATAATACTTATTAGTATATGCGGGGTGAAAGATTTGCCAGTAGTTACAGCTATTAAAAAATTAGTTAAGAGAAAAAAGCGTAAAGATGGTTTTTATCAGGGAACTGATATTTTAACTCCTAGAGAAAAGCAGAGCCTATTCTTAACTTTTTTCCTTTTAACTTTTCCAATAATTTTAACAGTAACTTTATTTATACTTAATTAACTAAAAAAGGATGCCTTATCATATAAATGATAAGATATCCTTTTTTTATTTGTTGACTATTTTTTTAATAAAACTGAACAGACCTTTTTGCCGTTGAATTTTTTTAGGTAAAAGATTATTAACTTCAGTATTTTCAATTATCAATTCTGCATTTTTCATTAAAAGGTTAGCTCTTTCTATACCGACAATTTGCTGTACTAAGTTAATTCCTTTTTCTAATTTGGGTCTTCTTTTAGTAGGGGAGTGGGCATCTGTCCCTATAAGGCTATACATATCATGTTTTAATAAAATTTCTGCAGTTTCTTGAACCTTCTTACCATAATTACCCTGGATACTCCAGGTTGTTAATTGTGCCATTGCCCCTAACTCTATAAATCTATATAGTAAATTTGGATTTTCCATAATTTCTACATTTCGTTCAGGATGGGCAATTATCGGTACATAACCATTTAACCGAATAGAATAAATCAACTCTTCAATATATTTAGGGGTACTACCCATCGGCAACTCTATTAACAGATATTTTGAGTTATTTATAGTACACAATAAATTATCCTTTAATAGCTGGGGTATAGCTGGATCAA includes the following:
- a CDS encoding histidine phosphatase family protein, which codes for MLRLILVRHGQSVADIEGKHEGRADFSLTELGIKQAEKLANYLSVYYGIDQLFCSPLMRAKQTAMIIGKKLMIEPEEVAALMEMDNGLLAGLTFEEAEEKFPLTGQWKKIYHPLPGGESVIDFRLRIEKFWHEFKDKYLNYPLQKTICIVAHGGTISMLYKGILGLPIDTKLKVPTFDTGFHVFEITEEGIILVKANCIEHLLIENI
- a CDS encoding tyrosine-protein phosphatase, which translates into the protein MVLVDTHNHLLPGIDDGAKNIEETIEMCKIAADDGIKKIVATPHYIKGELETEPSVIKGLVGEVNKLLQKQGIDIEILPGHEVFVDPAIPQLLKDNLLCTINNSKYLLIELPMGSTPKYIEELIYSIRLNGYVPIIAHPERNVEIMENPNLLYRFIELGAMAQLTTWSIQGNYGKKVQETAEILLKHDMYSLIGTDAHSPTKRRPKLEKGINLVQQIVGIERANLLMKNAELIIENTEVNNLLPKKIQRQKGLFSFIKKIVNK